From the genome of Amblyraja radiata isolate CabotCenter1 chromosome 31, sAmbRad1.1.pri, whole genome shotgun sequence:
GGAAGACGGGGTGGGGTGCATGAAAAATCCCTGAGATAAGATAAAGGAGGACCCTAACAGATTCTAATCAGATATAAAGCAAAGGAGAACATAGGCCACCCCAAGGATCAACCTGGAAATGGGTGAGGTTTCCCGCGGCTTCATACATAGATACCATATTGATCCTTAAGGGGACCTATTCTCTCCTTGCCTAGTCATTCTGTATTTACCGTGGATGTTGGAGAGTTCAGAGGAGGGAACAGTGATGGGGTGGAGGATCAAAACActtaaaggcagataaatccccagggcctgaccagGTTTATCATGGGGAAAATAGGGAAGTTTGTATCTATTTTAGCCACGAGCGAGATACCAGAGGACTGGAGGATAGTTAATGTGGTGCCTTTCTTTAATAAAGACAGCAAGGATAAGTCAGCAaaccattttgtgtcttatatcagtggtgggaaatttaTGGGAATGGAATCTGAGGCAGGATTTATTTGCTTTAGGATTGGGTAGGGATAGTCCGCATTGGGGTTGTGTCTGGAAATCaaataataaggtcataagtgatagtagaatgtggctattcggcccatcaagtctactccgccattccatcatggctggtcctatctctccctcctaaccccattcttcttccttctacccataacctctgacatctgtacaaatcaagaatctatctctgtcgtaaagatatccactgacttggcctctatggcaaagaattctgcagaattaaaacatcctttaattctgaggctaggacctctagtcctagacgctcccactagtggaaacatcctctccacatccactatatccaagcctttcactattttgtatgtttcaatgaggtcccccacattcttctaaactccagcgagtataggcccagtgccaacaaacactcatcataggttaacccactcattcctgggatcattcttgtaaacatcctctggaacctctccagagccagcacatccatcctcagatatggtgcccaaaattgctcacaatattccaaatgcggcctcagcattacatccgtttttgtatacaagccctcttgaaataaatgctagcattgagtttgctttctttactaccgattctggatgctttcaagagagagctaagatagggttcttaaaaatagtggagtcaggggatatggggagaaggcaggaacggggtactgattggggatgatcagccatgatcacattgaatggcggtgctggctcgaagggccgaatggcctactcctgcacctattgtctattgacttgcaGATTcattttttgggaatcctgcaccagcactcccaggtccctttgcacctctgatttctggattctccccccatttagaaaacagtctacgcctttattcctactaccaaaatgcatgacaccacactttgctgcactatattccatctgccacttctctgttcactctcccaacctgtccaagtcctttagCAGAGACCCTGCTTTCACTaccgcccttccacctattttcgtatcatccgcaaactcggCCACAAAACCTTCAAACCCCTCatcgaaatcattaatatacatcgtGAAGAGTAGCagacccagcaccgatccctgcggaactccgctggtcactggcagccaaccagaaacagtcccttttattgccactctttgtcttctgtcaTAAAGCCAacttgctatccatgctagtatctgtccATTGAtaacatgggctctcatcttcctaagcagcctaatGTGTGGcaccatatcaaaggctttctgaaaatctaagtaaattaGTACTGAGTACTAATCTAAGTAATGATTCtcctgtctgtcctgctatttacttcttcaaagaattccagcaaatttgtcaatcaagacctccccttcacaaagctatGCTGCCCGGTCTATTTTATTGTGaactaagtactccgtaacctcatcctttataatggactccaaAACTTACCAAACACCcaagtcagactaactggcctatagttcccactattctgctttgctcccttcttgtgcagcagggtaatattggcaatttcccAATCTGGGACCTCTCCTGTCTGGTGATTCTTGAAATCTCactgtcaatgcctccacaatctctaaagccacctcattCAGAACCTAGGGTGCAATCCATCCAGTCCAGGTGACTCATCCACCTTTCAGCTTCCctagcaccttctccctagtaatagccactccactgacTTCCACCCCGACTCTTGAATTTCAAGCATGTTGCTGGTGCCTTCCACtgcgaagactgatgcaaaaaagttaattcaactgctctgccatttctttattcccattAATACTTCTGCATAATTCTCCAGCGGTCCAACTTCCACTCTTACctgtcttactctttatataactgaataaACTCTTGCTATTCTCTTttatatattatagaaacatagaaattaggtgcaggagtaggccattcggcccttcgagcctgcaccgccattcaatatgatcatggctgatcatccaactcagtacctgccttctctccataccctctgatccccttagccacaagggccacatctaactccctcttaaatataaccaatgaactggcctcgactaccctctgtggcagggagttccagagattcaccactctctgtgtgaaaaaagttcttctcatctcggttttaaaggatttcccccttatccttaagctgtgaccccttgtcctggacttccccaacatcgggagcaatcttcctgcatctagcctgtccaaccccttaagaattttgtaagtttctataagatcccctctcaatctcctaaattctagagagtataaaccaagtctatccagcaaAATATCTTGTATTttatataacattttaaaatctagcaatttagattttttttttttaaaggtgacCAAGAGGACTGATAAGTGTAAATGATAgacattgtcaaaggccttgctaaagtccatgtagaaaATGTTAAATGCATTAAGTTGCAGTACCTTCATTTAAATCTTACCCCCCTCACCTAGCCTTCTAGTTCAGGACTCATCTACCCTCGAAAAAGGCAGATTTAGGGAAAGGCAAGTCTGTGGCACTAACACATTTCCATCATCTCACTGAATGCCCCTCATCGTTTTTTTAATTCACAACCCCACTAGACTGCAATCCTGCAGAGAAACATCGGTTACCGAGCAGCACTGGAGCATTTGGCCCAGAAAATAGTATTGAAAGCTCATTTAACATTCCAACACAAAACTCCGTGCACAACCCTTCTTCTGCTATGGACTTTGTTTAGATGGCATTGTGGCTTTCTAAAAGATGCCGAAGAAATACGTTTTTAATTTCTCTACTCATTTAGTGCACTGAACACTGATAATTCCATTCAGATTTGTAAGCTAATCAAAACGGCAAGCTGTAAATTGACAAAATGAAGGATTGCATTTTACCTGCTTGAAGTAACTTAGTATGTTGGAGACAGTTGTGAAGACATGTCAAATTATGTTAAAGGACAATAATAACACAAGGACTTGGGATTGGGTCTGAATGGAGTACAGGGCATGTTGTACCACTGTCAGGTGCTGTGCAGAAGAGCTTGATGGAATTAACAAATGATAACCGTCAGCACTGGCAGGGTGGCTCCAGGGAATAGaaatgaggggggaaaaaaaaaaatcatgtttgaGAATGCCCTTTGCCACAGAACGTTGAATGGGGAACATGTGGCTTGAATGATACACCATTGAAACAagtccttcgtcccaccgagtccatgctgaccatcaatcatccattcgcACTAGATCCATGTTATCctgctttcacatccattccctacacactagaaaccATTTAgacgccaataaacctacaaacccacatgtctttaggaTTTAGCATGCAGATTAaatccagtcacagggagaatgtgcaaactccacagacagcacctacagttaggatcgaacacagatctgtgGCGCTgaagcagctgctctaccagccgtGTTATTTCTAATTAAATACTCAATCCTAATTGTAAGGAAAACAATGGATCGTGCTTCTGGACTAAAAAACTGCATCCTATTCAGACTTTGCCAGATGGTAGCGtacaaatattaaatattaaattaaagAAACATGACAAGAAAACATTGAATCTCTCCAACCTTTTCGGCAACAAGCATGCGGTCATTTGCCTAATTATTTAGTGAGCAGGATTGGTTGCGCACTTCAAGTAAACCCCATTTCCATGCTGAAGTAATAGTTTGAGCTGGTAATGGTGGTGAGCATCAATTGGTATAATTTCATTTCACTGGCGATTTGTTTGTTAAAAAATTTATTTACAGTATATGCATATTCAAATCCCAGTTGTAGTTCATAAAACGTACATATTCAAGGCACATGTATGTTCACTGCACTACATTAAAAGGCCTATGTACAGTATCTCCTGGTTAAGCAATTTATTCTATTAATAGAACAGAACATATACACTTGAATAGACAATTATCAGTGGTGAATAACCAATCCCCTCAAAAAAAAGAAAATCTCTTTACAAAAAACAAATAACCACTCAGGTACATTATTTCCCAAATAAAAATATTATGGTATTTTACATAACTGCAAAGAGCATGGCTACTTTCTTTAAAAAATGTATATATGCAGCAGCAATGAGAAGTAGCCATGAATCCTTAAAAATATAACAGCAATCCAAGTATTATAGCTGGGACTGAGTATAAGATAACAGATGGTAAGTAATTACACATTTAAAAgggatttaaaattattttttatatgAAATTGGCACCTGACTGGGCACACCTTTAAAAGTGCCAAAAATGTGCAATGaactgaaagaaacacaaaggacactctcactctctctcttgctcttgcCCCAACACAGAAACATGCACATACATGTTTATGACCTTATATACAATCAGAAAGCAAATTTGAAATCACATTTAACACtggcaaattaaaaataaataaaccctGAAATAACACAAGACTGTAAACCTGTACATCACCAAAGTTTCAGAAAATTGAATATGAAAGTGATCAGCTCTAGGCGAGACACTATTGTCAGCAGGAGCCACTGCATCTGCCTTCAGAAAACTACAAAATTAGCAGTGCAATTTACAGAAAAGAACCTATTTAAATCTCTAACAGTTTAGAGATTATGTATAAATCCTGGAGTAATACAAGGCAATGCCAACAACAAAGATGCAGGCCGAGTCCATCACCGTCTGTGTCTAGTATGACTAGAGTGACTGTTGTGATGTTTTGCGGATCTTTCATAAGATCGAGATGGATCATGCCTTCGTTCTCTATGGTGACTTCGACTTTCTTTGTGCTTCCGAGGAAAATCCAAACGCTCTCTGGATCTGCTTCTGGATCTTGACAAACTTTTACTGAAGCTCCTGCTGTGTGATCGCCTGCGTTTGTGGGAATTATATTTGTATTCTCGTATATCATCATATTCCTTTGCTTTTTGTCTGCCAATGTAAGGAGAGTTTCGTTTGTGTCGTTGTGGAGGGGAATCACTGCGACTTCTTGAATGGCTGTGGGATTGAGAGCTGTTAGATCCTGAGCGACTTCTCGTTCTTCTGCAGACAAAGGACACTTGTTTAAATAAATTAATAGTTTATCCTCATTaatattaatgtaaaaatataaatGAATGCGTTCAAGAGCAAATGCCCTCATCTTAGTGGTCCAGTGAAGTCAATAGCAGTTAGTAACATATCAGAGGACCGGTAATATTGTGTGTAACAGTAGCACAAACCAACCAGTTCATCTAACCATGTTAATGCTTACTCCTGAAGCCTGAACGTTTGCTCAATGTTTTAAATTTACCGGGAGGTTGCAATCTCTTACAGTCCTATAGTATTTCCAAATCTCCTATGGAGGGGATTTACATTCTAAAACATACCAACAAATTGGTCTTAGAGGAGGAGGGAGGTTGGCAAAATTTAACTCCAGCAGTTTGCACACAAGCTCAGGTTTGGCTTTGAGCAGAGATGTCCTTCATGAATGCCTACTTATGAATGCCTACTTAATGCCCAGAAAACGAGAGAATTCCTGCTCTCAAAATGTAATTTCCTGTTGTTTCAACATGTCCAGAGGATGCTATGAACACCAGCACTTTGGTAATCAGTTTGCAACAGGCTGTTGTGAAGACAGCCCCACAAACTATGTTCATCTGTGCCAGAATCTCATGCTTTGTCTCATGGTCAGATTAACCAGACTTCAAAAATACATGGCCACTTTAGCGTTATTGGGGAAATCATTCAAAACGATTTCTGATTAacaaacagcagcagcagctaaaattcacatacaacacataataggTAATAGCATTTTGTGTAGCATAAGGAAGCATAGGTCTGAATACATAAATAGCAGTTCCACCAGCATGGAAATTGATCAAAGTTTCAAAAATTGAAAAGCTGCAGCATGCCCAAGTTTGTGCTAAGATCTAAAACtttgttaaatatatttaaccaagtctcataaaaataattaaaatgttaaataGCAAAAGCAAGAATAGCAAATCTTTATAAACAGAAGCAGGAATTTTATATTCAAAGTCAAACCCCTGGTCCATGTTTAATCCACTGTATTCATGTCAAAATTATTGACTTTATCCAATTGGATTCTCCACGTAGGATTTAAACCATTTCTTATTGCTATTGCACAAGCAATATTGCTTTAAAAGTAAATTTATGAATGCAAggagaggaatgggagaaatAAGAAACCTGTTCAATTCCAAGGCCAGGTGTACCTTTAAAATTATGACATTTCCTACAATTCATTGAAATGATAAATCTCATGTGATTGCTTTTCTATTGTGAGCAGATTACAGTATGACAGAACGCAGATGGGACCCACAGTCACACGGACTTGACTTTTTACATTTTGCTTATTCAAATGTCCTAAGAGACAATCAAGAGAATTATATGACAGAAAACTAGCAAAGTACTGACATTTCAAGTTTTGAACTCACCGCCTCCTCGGGGAATGCGACCTGGAGCGAGATCGCGAATAACTACGATCTTTGCTTCTGCTTCGACTTCGGCTGTTTTTCCCTTTTTGAACACTAGAAACCCAAAAAAATACCTCTGTAATGCAGGAGTTGCACACATAACAAGAAAGATTTTATTTGAAAGTCTATTGACAAACTGCTGTCGTTAATGAATTTTTGGGAAAGCTACGATATTTGTACAAGAAGTAATTTGAAGATATAATTTTAGGTTGTTACTGAATTTATTACTGTCCATAAAGTCATTAATAACTTTAACAAACTTCATTGAAGAGGATCTTGCTCACCCATTTAACGGACTAGTAGATCGGGGCCATTTTTCTTCCTCATCCAGTTTTCTTCGAGCATTCTTCATTGCTTGAATGGACAGTGGTGAAGGTTTTTCAAATTTACCATCCTTTGGAGAATCTGAAAATAATGGATTAGGAAATGAATCAAAATAGAACAGGGAAATAATATTAAGCCCCTCAATCTTATTCTGTCATTAAATTGGATCATGATATCATTCTAACTTCATTAACTCATGTTGGCTCCAGAACCTTTAATAAACATCGCAAACAAAGGTCCATTAGCTTTGAGATTTTCAGTTGACCCATTAACATCTTGTGCTTTTCAATgtgattacttgttttattcttcAGAACTCTTAAAAAAGGACGAAATTTCACAttcattccagattagtcaacccATCATCTCTTAATGAACCTTCCATGTACCACTCCCAATGCAAGAACATTTCACCAACACTGAAGAAAAATTCTGCCTAATCTCTCAAATGAGTAActctttatttttaaacagtgatttTATTTCTTTATTCTCTCTACAAGAGGAAACAACCTCTTCAATCAGATCACTCAGGGTCTGCTTTGCTTCAGTCAAGGGCCCTCTAACGGCTCAACTCCGACGGataaacagtgccctccataatgtttgggacaaagacccatcatttatttatctgcctctacattttatttatttctcaccagagaagacacccagcaactggtgagtcCATGAATCTCTGAcctcaaacagtcattgcatgcaaaggatatgcaacaaaatactgaac
Proteins encoded in this window:
- the LOC116990354 gene encoding cyclin-L1-like isoform X3, with translation MNDSLRTDVFVRYHPETIACACIYLSARALEIPLPNRPHWFLLFGTSEEEMREICVKILKLYTRKKANLDFLDSEVEKRKVALQEAKAKAKGLLPDGTPALEAPPGFSPSSKPDSPKDGKFEKPSPLSIQAMKNARRKLDEEEKWPRSTSPLNGVQKGKNSRSRSRSKDRSYSRSRSRSHSPRRRRTRSRSGSNSSQSHSHSRSRSDSPPQRHKRNSPYIGRQKAKEYDDIREYKYNSHKRRRSHSRSFSKSLSRSRSRSRERLDFPRKHKESRSHHRERRHDPSRSYERSAKHHNSHSSHTRHRR